The DNA sequence TCATCATCAACATCGACAACGTCGGTGCCGGGCAACTCTCCTGGGTGACTTCAGAGGGCATGGCTCGTCGCTATCGCGCCAACCAACGTCTCATCGGCCTTGCAAAGCGCGTCTCTCGCGAGCAGGAGATCCTGGTCAAGCCGCGCGCCTACCACGGGCTTTCGACCGACGCGACAGCGGCACTCGCTCGGGGCTTCAAGGCGATGACGCTCATGGGCTTCGACCACAACGGCGTTCCAGTCAACTGGCACTGGGCATCCGACACGTCGGCCAACATCGAGCCGGAGATGATCGAGCGAGTGACCGAGCTGGTCACAGGGATGATTCGGCAGGCGTAGCGCTGCGGGCGGCCTTACGAACGACGAACTAGAGCGGCTGCCCGGGGAGATCCTCGGCGGCCGCTTCGTCGTCTGCGGCCGCCTCTTCATCGCCGTCCAGCGCCTCGCCTTCGTCATCCTCGGCGTCCCACTCGAAGGGCTCCTCGGCGGCAGGCTGGGTGCGGCGCCACGCGAACGACGAGGCGTAGAACGACAGCACCGTTCCACCGCCGACCAGGACCGCCGAGACCCAGAAGACCGGAAGCATCATGGGCGACTTTTGCAGCGCGACGACCACGATCGCGAAGATGATGAAGCCGAGGTGCAGAAGGCCGCTGCCCGCCTTGGTCAGGCGTCCCTCTGTCAGGTACGTGGGTCCGCGCACGCCAGCAACGGTCATCACTACGACAGCGAGTTGAATCGCCGCCGAGAGCAGCAGGTAGATAGCGAGTCCTTCGCCTATGTCGCGCAGGAGCAGGCCGGCCAGCGCGCCGACAGCCACCATCGCCACCGAGACCCACAGCAGAACCTGGCGCGCGAAGAGTCGCTTGGGGACGCACAGCCCCATGACCACAACGAGTCCCACGATCAGCGGTACCGCGATGCCGTTCATGGTGGCGACGTAGCTGGTGTAGCCGGGGCCCGTCTGCCAGTCGGGGATGGAGCGGATCGCCCACCAGACCACGAGCGCGCCGATGAACGACTGCACGCCAAGCAAGGCGAGCAGCGCAACGGTGACCACGGTCAGGGTGAAGTCCCACGTGCGCTGCCGGATGTCGTCGATGGCCGCGATCACGCCACGCCTCCCCGGAGGGTGGTGGCCAGGCTAGCGAGCGCGTGAGCCGCGGGCGCAAGCGCGTAACTGTGCGCTCCCGGAATCACGTACTCGGCGACGTACGTCAGAACCAGCACGACGAACGAGATGATCGAGAGCGCCGCGACGGCTCGCCACATGTGCTCTCGGCGAAGGTAGAGCCGGGAGTGTAGGTACGCGGTGTAGAGCAGCCACATCATGATCGCCATGTTCACGTTGCCCGACCACCACCATGCCTCACCGGTCCACGCCGAGAGCGCCCAGGGGAAGCCCAACAGCATGCCAACGGTCAGCGCAAGGTAGCCCATGCGCGCCCATCCGTACGCTGTGGTTTCGAACGACGAGTGGCGCTTGAAGACCATCTGCAGCGTGGCGATGAACGACAGCACGAACGCGGCGTAGCTGAAGAACAGCAGCGGTGGATGGATCCACATGAACCAGGCGTTGTAGAAGAACTGCCGAGCCGCCTCCATGCCCTGGAACGCTTGGTCGGCGGCTACACCTCCCTGAGTCATCGCCTGCAAGTAGCCGGCGTACTGCCCGAGGAAGCTCGGCAGCGGATCGGTGAACGGCTTGCCAAACAGCACCGCTGCGGCGGCTAGAGCTGCGACGGCCAGCATCGCGCCGGCCATCAACTCGCGGCGCTGCCTGCGCATCAGCAGCGCGAGAATCGCGACCATGAGCGCCCACATGTAGAGCCGCTCGCCCTCGACCCACAGCGAAACGGCGATGTGCCCGGTAGGCTGCCCGGTCGAGGGATCGACGACCACCGCCATCTGGTAGAGGCGCACGTGGAACCAGATGAGCACCATCTCGCCGCCCGCGAGCAGCGCCGTCATCGCGCCCAGCGCCCAAGTGCGCCACTCCTCGGTCTGGGGGACTAGTGCGACGAGCGCCAGCGCAAACGCGGCGATCGCGATGATGAGCTGCAGCGGTCCGCCGATTGCGGTGAGCCTGTCGAGCAGCGGCTGGATGCCTTGAGTGGCGTTCAGAGAATTCATGGGTCCCAGTATAGAGGCTTGCCCCGCCGAGGGATCGACGTCTCAGCGTTCGCCCAGCGGCGTTGTCCGCTCGGCGGGCGATTTGCCGCCCCTGCCTGCGCGGACGTAAACTCATCGGGCGCGCTCGACCCCTGCGAGCATGCGACAGCTTCTTCCCCGGCGCCACCGGAGGCAGAGTGACCCCAAGCCGGCTACGGAAGCGCATCGCCAGAGCCCTCATGGTCTCTTGGCGAGAGCAACCGACCCGCTACGACATCGAAGCGCTGCAAGACAACGTTCGCCGAGTCGGACTCGTTATTCGACTGCGGTGGGCGCTGCTTGTCGTACTCGTGACGTACTCGGCGTTCGGGGGGTTGGCCTACGCGTCGCGTTTGGGCCCCGGGGAGTTGTGGAGTCGGATGTTCATCCCGGGCATCGCCCTGGGGTTCGTGGTTCTCTACAACGCCTTTTACCAGCTCACGTATAAGCGTCTTGGCAACATTTCACCGCTCAACCACCTGCAGCTAGCCTTCGACGCAATCGTCGTGACGGTGCTCGTCTACTACTCGGGTGGCATCAACTCGTGGTTCTGGTCGATGTACTCGCTCTTCATCCTCGAGGCCGCCTTCATCTTGCCCCGTCGCCGAGATGCGTGGGGCGTCATGGCGCTTTGCACGCTGCTGCTCGGCATGGTCGGGGTGCTTGAGGCGACTCACGTGCTCCCGCACATCGGGATGCCGTTCGAGACCGTCTCGCAGTACGGCGATCCCGTCTACTTCGCCGTCCGATATGGCTGGCAGGTCGCAGTGCTCGCCGGTACCGCCGCGGTCTCGACGCAACTGGTTGGGGCGATGAAGCCCCGCTCCTCGAGCGGGCAGCTCGCCGTTCTCGACGAAGCCACTGGGCTGTACTCCCGCGCCTACTTCCTGCGTGCATTCGCCGCCGAGGTCTCGCGTGCTGGCCGAGACGAGCGCGCGCTGCACGTTCTGCTCATCGACCTGGACCACTTCGGCGACTTCAACCGCCGCTTCGGCATCGAAGTTGGTGACCGCCTTCTCGCAACCATCGCCGAGACCATCACGCGCGTCGTCGGGGAGGCCGGCGACGTGCTGGCCACCACGAACCTGGCTGCGCGCTTCGGCGGCGAGGAGTTCGTGGTGCTGTTCGCCGAGGACGCCGAGGTCGCTGGCTCGCCGCAGCTCACCGACGCGCTCGGTCTAGCCGAGCGACTGCGCGACGCGATTACCAGGGCACGAGTCGAGGGTGCCGGCGTCACCGTCTCGATCGGCGTCGCGTCCTTCCCTGACGACGGCTCCTCGGCAGACGACCTGCTCGACGCGGCCGACTCTGCGCTGGCGATCGCGATCGAGGCTGGTGGCGATCGGGTGGCTCAGGCCGCCGCGGTGACTCGCGACGAGAGCCCGCACACGCCGGAGCAGCGCCATATCGACTCGCTGGAGGTCTAGCATGCGCGCCATCACGGCGCTCGTCGCAGGTCTTATGCTCGCGCTGATGGTGATCGGCCTGGCGCTGATTCCGATGTTGCACCCCACTTTCACCAAGGTCCTGGCCCAGCGCTATTCGGAGACATCGCAGGCGGGCCTCACGCAAGCTCAGATGCTTCACAACGCCGAGCTGGTCCGCGAGTTCGTTGCCGACGGCGACATCAACGTTCTGCCCGCCACGGTCGGTTCGCGACCGGGCTTTGACGAGGCGGCCGTTTCGCACCTGCGCGATGTGCGACGTGTGCTGTCGGGCGCCCGCACGTTCACGGGGATCATCGCCGCATTGGTTGTGATCTGGCTTGGCGTTGAGACGTCGCGTAAGCGCTTCCACACGATTGCATGGGCCCTGATGGCCGCCGCAGGGTTCTGTCTGCTCTTCGTCGTGCTCGGAGCGCTTGCCGGCACCATGAACTTCGACGCGCTGTTCACGTGGTTCCACGGCTTGTTCTTTGCGGCAGGGACGTGGGAGTTCCCGTACGATTCGCTGCTGATCCAGCTCTTCCCAGAGGGCTTTTGGATCGCCGCCGGGGTGACCTGGGCCACCATCGTCGCCATCGTCGGGGTCCTTCTGGGTGTCGCCGGCTTGATGATTCGCAACGCTGAGTTGCGTGCTTCGAGCACCAAGGTGAATGGGTAGAACGTGAACGGTGCGTGACAACGCGCCGGGATTCTGTAGACTTGCTTCGGGGCGAGCAACCTCGCCTCGGGGGAGCACGGTGGGAGACGATCGAACCGGCAGGCCTCAAATGAGGCTCGAAAGCCGACAAACCGATCGCACTAGGACAGAGAGAGGAGCACGCGCGTATGGCTGCCAAGGAAGGCTACTGCGTCAAGTGCAAGGCCAAGAAGGACATCGTGGATCCGCAGGACATCACCATGAAGAACGGTCGCCCGGCGACCCAGGGCACCTGCCCTGACTGCGGCACCAAGATCTTCAAGATCGGCAAGTCCTAGATCTTTCGCGCTGACCTTTACGAAACGCCGTTGGGACCTAACCGTTCCGACGGCGTTTCGAGTTTCTTGTCACGCTTGCGCTCGGCGCCACATCCGTGATCTTTGCGGGTCGCGCCCGCGATCGGCCCGCGATTCAGTCGCTGCGGCGCACGCAAACAATCGCGGTGTCGTCGGCGAGGCGGCCATCAGCGAAGGCCATCGCCGAGTCGAGCAGCGCCTGCGGGATATCGGCGACGGGGACTCCTCGCAGCTTCGAGAGCGTGCCGATCAGCCGATCGTCCCCGAAGAGCACGCCGTCGCACCGGGCCTCGGTCAGCCCGTCGGTATAGAGCAGCAGCTTGTCGCCCGGGCAGAAGTCGACCTCGGCTTGGGTGTACTCGGCGCGCGGGAAGCCTCCCACGAGTGGTGATCGAGCCTCGTCGAGGAACTCCGCCTTCTCGGTGTTGAACAGGATCGCGGGTGGATGGCCGCCATCCGCGTACGCGAGTCGGTCGTTGTCCGGGTCGAGGATCGCGAGGAAGACGGTCGCGAACATGCCCAGCTCTACCGAGCGGCACAGCAGCTGGTTGACGTGATCCAAGACCCACGCCGGTTCCGGACGGTCGAGCGCGTAGGCTCGGATGCCGTCGCGCACGAGCGACGTGAGCTGCGCCGCGCCCAGCCCCTTGCCCGAGACGTCGCCGATCGTCACTGCGATTCGATCGTCTGGCAGTTCGAACACGTCGTAGAAGTCGCCGCCAACGTTCTCACTGGTCGAGGCGGGCACG is a window from the Coriobacteriia bacterium genome containing:
- a CDS encoding DUF5679 domain-containing protein, with the protein product MAAKEGYCVKCKAKKDIVDPQDITMKNGRPATQGTCPDCGTKIFKIGKS
- a CDS encoding GGDEF domain-containing protein, with amino-acid sequence MVSWREQPTRYDIEALQDNVRRVGLVIRLRWALLVVLVTYSAFGGLAYASRLGPGELWSRMFIPGIALGFVVLYNAFYQLTYKRLGNISPLNHLQLAFDAIVVTVLVYYSGGINSWFWSMYSLFILEAAFILPRRRDAWGVMALCTLLLGMVGVLEATHVLPHIGMPFETVSQYGDPVYFAVRYGWQVAVLAGTAAVSTQLVGAMKPRSSSGQLAVLDEATGLYSRAYFLRAFAAEVSRAGRDERALHVLLIDLDHFGDFNRRFGIEVGDRLLATIAETITRVVGEAGDVLATTNLAARFGGEEFVVLFAEDAEVAGSPQLTDALGLAERLRDAITRARVEGAGVTVSIGVASFPDDGSSADDLLDAADSALAIAIEAGGDRVAQAAAVTRDESPHTPEQRHIDSLEV
- the ccsA gene encoding cytochrome c biogenesis protein CcsA, yielding MNSLNATQGIQPLLDRLTAIGGPLQLIIAIAAFALALVALVPQTEEWRTWALGAMTALLAGGEMVLIWFHVRLYQMAVVVDPSTGQPTGHIAVSLWVEGERLYMWALMVAILALLMRRQRRELMAGAMLAVAALAAAAVLFGKPFTDPLPSFLGQYAGYLQAMTQGGVAADQAFQGMEAARQFFYNAWFMWIHPPLLFFSYAAFVLSFIATLQMVFKRHSSFETTAYGWARMGYLALTVGMLLGFPWALSAWTGEAWWWSGNVNMAIMMWLLYTAYLHSRLYLRREHMWRAVAALSIISFVVLVLTYVAEYVIPGAHSYALAPAAHALASLATTLRGGVA
- a CDS encoding TIGR01906 family membrane protein; the encoded protein is MRAITALVAGLMLALMVIGLALIPMLHPTFTKVLAQRYSETSQAGLTQAQMLHNAELVREFVADGDINVLPATVGSRPGFDEAAVSHLRDVRRVLSGARTFTGIIAALVVIWLGVETSRKRFHTIAWALMAAAGFCLLFVVLGALAGTMNFDALFTWFHGLFFAAGTWEFPYDSLLIQLFPEGFWIAAGVTWATIVAIVGVLLGVAGLMIRNAELRASSTKVNG